In Myxocyprinus asiaticus isolate MX2 ecotype Aquarium Trade chromosome 3, UBuf_Myxa_2, whole genome shotgun sequence, the following proteins share a genomic window:
- the LOC127425751 gene encoding LHFPL tetraspan subfamily member 2 protein-like isoform X2 — protein MCHVIVTCRSMLWTLMSILVAFAEVVAFMSADWLVGYADGSESNFTVSTSLRTNQRTLGIFNRCLKLANQKVVQCGPYATEFMEIASGFWQATVIFLVIGIALLCIVGILSVFSMCLQSILKKSIFNVCGLLQGIAGLFLILGLMLYPAGWGSRKVVDYCGQDASPYKVGLCSLGWAFYTAIGGTVLTFICAMFSAQAEIATSSDKVQDEIEEGRSLICVL, from the exons ATGTGTCACGTCATAGTCACATGCCGGTCTATGTTATGGACCTTGATGAGCATTTTAGTGGCATTTGCCGAGGTGGTGGCATTTATGAGTGCTGATTGGCTAGTGGGATATGCAGATGGTTCAGAATCCAACTTCACTGTTTCCACTTCACTCCGCACCAACCAGCGCACCCTGGGTATTTTCAACCGCTGCCTCAAGTTGGCAAACCAAAAGGTGGTCCAGTGTGGGCCCTACGCCACAGAATTCATGGAAATAGCCAGCGGATTCTGGCAAGCCACAGTTATATTTCTAGTCATTGGAATCGCTCTCCTGTGCATAGTGGGCATACTATCGGTCTTCAGCATGTGTTTACAAAGTATCTTGAAGAAGAGCATATTCAATGTGTGTGGCCTGCTTCAAGGAATAGCAG GTCTGTTCCTCATCCTTGGTCTGATGCTGTATCCTGCAGGCTGGGGATCTAGGAAGGTGGTTGACTACTGCGGTCAGGATGCTTCCCCATATAAAGTTGGCCTGTGTTCTTTGGGCTGGGCCTTTTACACTGCCATAGGAGGCACCGTGCTCACGTTCATCTGTGCTATGTTTTCAGCCCAGGCTGAGATTGCCACCTCCAGTGATAAGGTGCAGGATGAAATCGAAGAGGGCCGAAGTCTCATTTGTGTGCTGTAA
- the LOC127425751 gene encoding LHFPL tetraspan subfamily member 2a protein-like isoform X1, producing MCHVIVTCRSMLWTLMSILVAFAEVVAFMSADWLVGYADGSESNFTVSTSLRTNQRTLGIFNRCLKLANQKVVQCGPYATEFMEIASGFWQATVIFLVIGIALLCIVGILSVFSMCLQSILKKSIFNVCGLLQGIAGLFLILGLMLYPAGWGSRKVVDYCGQDASPYKVGLCSLGWAFYTAIGGTVLTFICAMFSAQAEIATSSDKCILGSSAWGRTHTMMAASENWKMLPSKAVSGDYRQVQEDHHHRPFAVFS from the exons ATGTGTCACGTCATAGTCACATGCCGGTCTATGTTATGGACCTTGATGAGCATTTTAGTGGCATTTGCCGAGGTGGTGGCATTTATGAGTGCTGATTGGCTAGTGGGATATGCAGATGGTTCAGAATCCAACTTCACTGTTTCCACTTCACTCCGCACCAACCAGCGCACCCTGGGTATTTTCAACCGCTGCCTCAAGTTGGCAAACCAAAAGGTGGTCCAGTGTGGGCCCTACGCCACAGAATTCATGGAAATAGCCAGCGGATTCTGGCAAGCCACAGTTATATTTCTAGTCATTGGAATCGCTCTCCTGTGCATAGTGGGCATACTATCGGTCTTCAGCATGTGTTTACAAAGTATCTTGAAGAAGAGCATATTCAATGTGTGTGGCCTGCTTCAAGGAATAGCAG GTCTGTTCCTCATCCTTGGTCTGATGCTGTATCCTGCAGGCTGGGGATCTAGGAAGGTGGTTGACTACTGCGGTCAGGATGCTTCCCCATATAAAGTTGGCCTGTGTTCTTTGGGCTGGGCCTTTTACACTGCCATAGGAGGCACCGTGCTCACGTTCATCTGTGCTATGTTTTCAGCCCAGGCTGAGATTGCCACCTCCAGTGATAAG tgcattctgggatcgtcTGCCTGGGGAAGGACACATACGAtgatggctgcatccgaaaactggaaaatgctgccttccaAGGCTGTAtccggag ATTATCGCCAAGTTCAAGAGGATCATCACCACAGACCTTTTGCAGTCTTTTCTTGA